The following are encoded together in the Blautia obeum ATCC 29174 genome:
- a CDS encoding CCA tRNA nucleotidyltransferase → MKLTIPSNAEKILHILEENGYEAYVVGGCVRDSILGRNPNDWDITTSASPQQVKELFQRTVDTGLQHGTVTVLMDKEGYEVTTYRVDGDYEDGRHPKQVMFTSSLEEDLKRRDFTINAMAYHPERGLVDLFHGMEDMEHKIVRCVGDPMERFHEDALRILRAVRFSAQLGFTIEEKTKAGIQALAPNLKCVSAERIQTELVKLLVSPHPDYLRVAYETGITREFLPEFDACMETEQNTPHHCYTVGEHILHGLLLVRPDKVLRLTMLLHDIAKPVMRKTDENGRDHFKMHAPEGEKMAKSILRRLKFDNDTISKVSRLIKYHDDRPMPEMRSVRRAVNRIGEDLFPMYLEVQEADMLAQSEYRREEKSARLKGVAECYHKVVEEKQCVSLKTLAVTGRDLIQAGYKPGPELGEVLKEMLEHVLEEPSDNTKEKLMEFINKEKY, encoded by the coding sequence ATGAAATTAACGATTCCTTCCAATGCGGAAAAAATACTGCACATTTTAGAGGAAAACGGTTATGAGGCTTATGTTGTCGGTGGATGCGTCAGAGATTCTATTCTGGGACGCAACCCCAACGACTGGGATATCACCACATCTGCTTCTCCGCAGCAGGTGAAGGAACTGTTCCAGCGCACGGTGGATACCGGATTGCAGCATGGAACAGTGACCGTATTAATGGATAAAGAAGGCTATGAAGTAACGACGTATCGTGTGGATGGAGATTACGAAGATGGACGCCATCCAAAGCAGGTCATGTTTACTTCGAGTCTGGAAGAAGATCTGAAACGAAGAGATTTTACGATCAATGCAATGGCATATCATCCGGAAAGAGGTCTTGTAGATCTTTTTCATGGAATGGAAGATATGGAGCATAAAATCGTACGCTGTGTCGGTGATCCGATGGAGCGTTTTCATGAAGATGCACTTCGGATTCTGCGTGCAGTGCGCTTTTCCGCACAGTTGGGATTTACAATTGAAGAAAAAACGAAGGCTGGTATTCAGGCACTGGCACCGAATCTGAAATGTGTCAGTGCAGAGCGAATCCAGACAGAGCTGGTGAAGCTTCTGGTGTCACCACATCCGGATTATCTCCGAGTGGCTTATGAAACCGGAATTACCAGAGAATTTCTACCGGAGTTTGATGCATGTATGGAGACTGAACAGAATACGCCGCATCATTGTTATACAGTAGGAGAACATATTCTTCACGGTCTGCTTCTGGTGCGGCCGGACAAAGTCCTTCGGCTGACGATGCTACTTCATGATATTGCGAAGCCAGTGATGCGAAAGACCGATGAAAATGGGCGTGATCATTTCAAGATGCATGCACCGGAAGGTGAAAAAATGGCAAAAAGCATTCTTCGCCGGCTGAAATTTGACAACGATACGATCAGTAAAGTCTCCAGACTGATCAAATATCATGACGACCGCCCGATGCCGGAAATGCGTTCGGTAAGACGTGCGGTGAACCGGATCGGAGAAGATCTGTTTCCGATGTATCTCGAAGTACAGGAGGCGGATATGCTTGCCCAGAGTGAGTATCGCCGAGAGGAAAAATCTGCCCGACTGAAAGGGGTGGCAGAGTGTTATCATAAGGTGGTAGAGGAGAAACAATGCGTTTCGTTAAAGACACTTGCCGTGACAGGAAGAGATTTGATCCAGGCCGGATATAAGCCAGGACCGGAACTCGGAGAGGTGTTGAAGGAGATGCTGGAACATGTGCTCGAAGAACCTTCCGATAATACAAAAGAGAAGTTAATGGAATTTATAAATAAAGAAAAATATTAA
- a CDS encoding FtsB family cell division protein gives MKKSKKKKNKKRIANNYLGMAAIAIVVLLLLGGLTYQSQTLKARIAVYDAKASALEDSIAGEQERTQEIDEQKEYMQTDEYIAEVARDKLGLVKGNEIVFEEEK, from the coding sequence TTGAAAAAGTCAAAAAAGAAAAAAAATAAAAAAAGAATAGCGAATAACTACCTTGGAATGGCAGCAATTGCTATTGTTGTTCTGCTTCTGTTGGGTGGACTGACTTATCAGAGTCAGACACTTAAGGCGAGGATTGCTGTATACGATGCAAAGGCATCAGCGCTGGAAGATTCTATTGCAGGTGAGCAGGAACGTACACAGGAAATAGATGAACAGAAAGAGTACATGCAGACGGATGAATATATAGCCGAAGTTGCCAGAGATAAGCTTGGTCTGGTCAAAGGAAATGAGATTGTATTTGAAGAAGAGAAATAA
- a CDS encoding CotS family spore coat protein codes for MYDYGLSTLEQYGLTAESTARTRGGLLCHTEKGLVIVKEFKGTEKKLQKQQELLLQIQSQGGKVDCYIPNQEENLVSRDRDGIPYTMQHWYEGRECDTRSKEDIFKSIRTMAELHQRMHIPTVEYYIEPSLENGYLRHNQELKKIRSFIRKRGASSPFEKIYLATVEDFLRDGEEAYAALRESGYQELRQKAETEGEVCHGEYNQHNVLILKSGTAVTNFEHWGFDTQMADLYRFMRKILEKYNWDVRFGKEMLKAYHEIKPVSKEEWKNLKIRFSYPEKYWKLANYYYTHRKTWISVKNTEKLQNLIRQREAWKRYCASFFF; via the coding sequence TTGTATGATTATGGACTCAGCACACTGGAGCAGTATGGCCTCACCGCCGAATCTACAGCCCGGACACGTGGCGGACTTCTGTGCCATACAGAAAAAGGACTTGTCATCGTAAAAGAATTCAAAGGAACAGAAAAAAAACTACAGAAACAACAGGAATTGCTTCTGCAGATCCAGAGTCAGGGCGGCAAGGTGGACTGCTATATTCCAAATCAGGAAGAAAACCTGGTCAGCCGCGACCGTGACGGCATTCCATATACAATGCAGCACTGGTATGAGGGCAGAGAATGCGATACACGTTCCAAAGAAGACATTTTCAAAAGTATTCGCACCATGGCAGAACTGCATCAGCGCATGCATATACCGACTGTAGAATATTATATAGAACCGTCATTGGAAAATGGATATCTGCGGCATAATCAGGAATTAAAAAAAATCCGCAGTTTTATCAGAAAACGGGGAGCATCCAGTCCTTTTGAAAAAATATATCTGGCAACAGTAGAAGATTTCCTGAGAGACGGAGAAGAGGCGTATGCGGCATTAAGAGAGTCCGGTTATCAGGAGCTGCGCCAGAAAGCAGAAACGGAGGGTGAAGTCTGCCACGGAGAATATAACCAGCATAATGTTTTGATCTTAAAAAGTGGAACTGCAGTTACAAACTTTGAACATTGGGGATTTGATACGCAGATGGCTGATCTGTATCGCTTTATGAGAAAAATTCTCGAGAAATATAACTGGGATGTCCGCTTTGGAAAAGAAATGCTGAAAGCATATCATGAGATAAAACCCGTGAGCAAAGAAGAATGGAAAAATCTTAAGATTCGATTCAGTTATCCTGAAAAATACTGGAAACTTGCAAATTATTATTATACGCATCGCAAAACCTGGATTTCTGTGAAAAATACAGAAAAACTACAAAATCTGATACGACAGCGGGAGGCGTGGAAACGATATTGTGCTTCCTTTTTCTTCTGA
- the tilS gene encoding tRNA lysidine(34) synthetase TilS: protein MYKDTLQKVKRFMTETGMLQNCSEIILGVSGGPDSMTMLHILNGLRDEFGYRLRVVHVNHGIRGKEALRDQQMVEKICSEWKIPCAVYNYDVPALALSWKMGTEEAGRKVRRIAFEKEKENAVAIPEQVRVALAHNQNDMAETMLHHLARGTGIRGLCSLKPLNGEIIRPLLCLERSEIVNYVEENSIQTVLDSSNMEDDYTRNRIRRHILPLIEQEVNPRAVTHMAEASEIFGQAEAYFTKLAGEMAAGYRKAKDRYVLDHEFFKKETIIQTYVIREILEVTGGHQSDLTSGHIKQIRDLYGMQTGRKADLPYELEASRVYEGVQIRKKNMIAESDSETEELKIQNLVVPGETKWKQGCFTAKIYSYNGEKILEKKYTKWFDCDKINCELTVRTRRSGDYMAVSQSGGHKKLTRCMIDDKIPGELRGKLPLVVDGNEVLWIVGGRINERYKITSETGRVLEITYQGGNVQ from the coding sequence ATGTATAAAGATACATTGCAGAAAGTAAAAAGATTTATGACTGAAACAGGAATGCTGCAAAATTGTTCAGAGATCATCCTTGGTGTTTCTGGCGGTCCGGATTCGATGACAATGCTTCATATATTGAATGGACTCAGAGATGAATTTGGCTATCGTCTCCGTGTAGTACATGTAAATCACGGAATCCGTGGAAAAGAAGCTCTGCGGGACCAGCAGATGGTGGAGAAAATATGCAGTGAATGGAAAATTCCGTGTGCAGTATATAATTATGATGTTCCTGCTCTGGCTCTTAGTTGGAAGATGGGAACCGAAGAAGCCGGCCGCAAAGTGCGTCGAATCGCTTTTGAAAAAGAGAAAGAAAATGCAGTGGCGATACCGGAACAGGTACGTGTGGCGCTTGCACATAACCAAAATGATATGGCGGAAACTATGCTGCATCACCTGGCCAGGGGAACCGGGATCAGGGGCCTCTGCTCGCTGAAGCCACTGAACGGAGAAATTATCCGGCCTCTTTTGTGTTTAGAACGGAGTGAAATCGTCAATTATGTAGAGGAGAACAGCATTCAGACAGTTCTGGACAGCAGCAATATGGAAGATGATTATACGAGAAACCGTATACGACGTCACATTCTGCCACTCATTGAGCAGGAAGTAAATCCAAGGGCAGTTACACATATGGCAGAAGCGTCAGAAATATTCGGACAGGCAGAAGCCTATTTTACGAAGCTGGCAGGAGAAATGGCAGCAGGATACAGGAAAGCAAAAGACAGATATGTCCTGGATCATGAGTTTTTCAAAAAAGAAACAATTATCCAGACATATGTGATCAGGGAGATATTAGAAGTAACAGGCGGACATCAGAGTGACCTTACCTCTGGTCATATAAAACAGATCAGAGATCTGTATGGTATGCAGACTGGACGAAAAGCAGATCTTCCATATGAACTGGAGGCATCCAGAGTTTATGAAGGAGTACAGATCCGAAAGAAAAATATGATTGCAGAATCAGATAGTGAGACAGAAGAACTGAAAATCCAAAATCTTGTTGTTCCGGGAGAAACGAAATGGAAGCAGGGATGCTTTACTGCAAAAATTTATTCATATAATGGTGAGAAGATTTTGGAAAAAAAGTATACGAAATGGTTTGATTGTGATAAAATAAATTGCGAACTGACTGTCCGCACACGCAGAAGCGGTGATTATATGGCAGTCAGTCAGAGCGGCGGGCATAAGAAGCTGACACGTTGTATGATCGATGATAAAATTCCGGGTGAACTGAGAGGGAAACTCCCACTGGTTGTCGATGGAAATGAAGTTTTGTGGATCGTAGGCGGAAGAATCAATGAGCGTTACAAAATCACTTCCGAAACAGGAAGGGTATTGGAGATCACATACCAAGGAGGAAACGTACAATGA
- a CDS encoding phospho-sugar mutase: MDYKEVYEQWIANPYFDEATKEELKSIAEDENEIKERFYMDLEFGTAGLRGIIGAGTNRMNIYVVRRATQGLANYIAKVDKKSQGVAIAYDSRHMSPEFAQEAALCLAANGIKAYIFETLRPTPELSFAVRHLGCVAGINVTASHNPPEYNGYKVYWEDGAQITPPHDSGIMGEVKAISDWNTVKTMDKAEAEKAGLFEVIGKEVDDAYMAELKKQVIHMDAIQAEGKNLKIVYTPLHGTGNIPARRILKELGFENVYVVKEQELPDGDFPTVSYPNPEAAEAFELGLKLAKEVDADLVLATDPDADRLGVRVKDKNGEYHDLTGNMSGCLLANYEISQRKAVNGSLPEDGALIKTIVTTNLADAIAKGYGVKLIEVLTGFKFIGQQILGFEKSGKGSYLFGFEESYGCLIGTYARDKDAIVATMALCEAAAYYKTQGKTLWDAMIEMYEQFGYYKDDIKAVTMKGIEGLQKIQDIMNSLRQNPPAEFAGHKVVAVRDYKADTIKNLETGEVTPTGLPNSNVLYYELTNDAWVCVRPSGTEPKVKFYYGVKGTSLADADEKSAVMGKAVLDMVDSMM; this comes from the coding sequence ATGGATTACAAAGAGGTTTATGAGCAGTGGATTGCAAACCCATACTTCGACGAAGCAACAAAAGAGGAATTGAAAAGTATTGCAGAGGATGAAAATGAGATAAAAGAACGTTTTTATATGGATCTGGAGTTTGGTACAGCTGGTCTTCGTGGAATCATTGGAGCCGGAACCAATCGTATGAACATCTATGTTGTTAGAAGAGCAACACAGGGGCTTGCAAATTATATCGCAAAAGTAGACAAGAAATCCCAGGGTGTTGCAATCGCATATGATTCCCGCCATATGTCACCGGAATTTGCACAGGAAGCAGCTCTTTGTCTTGCAGCAAACGGAATTAAAGCGTATATCTTTGAGACATTAAGACCTACACCGGAGCTTTCTTTCGCGGTACGTCATCTGGGATGTGTTGCCGGTATCAATGTAACTGCAAGCCATAACCCACCGGAATACAATGGATACAAAGTATACTGGGAGGACGGTGCACAGATCACACCGCCACATGACAGCGGAATCATGGGAGAAGTTAAGGCAATTTCCGATTGGAATACTGTTAAGACTATGGACAAGGCTGAAGCCGAAAAAGCAGGCCTTTTCGAGGTGATCGGCAAAGAAGTGGACGATGCATACATGGCAGAACTGAAGAAACAGGTTATTCATATGGATGCTATTCAGGCAGAAGGAAAGAATCTGAAGATCGTGTACACACCACTTCATGGAACTGGTAACATTCCTGCAAGAAGAATCCTCAAAGAACTTGGATTTGAGAACGTTTATGTTGTCAAAGAACAGGAACTTCCGGATGGAGATTTCCCAACAGTAAGTTATCCGAATCCGGAAGCAGCAGAAGCTTTTGAACTTGGTCTGAAACTTGCAAAAGAAGTAGACGCAGATCTTGTTCTTGCGACAGATCCGGATGCAGACCGTCTTGGCGTTCGTGTCAAAGACAAAAACGGAGAATATCATGACCTGACAGGAAACATGTCCGGATGCCTTCTTGCAAACTATGAGATCAGCCAGCGCAAAGCCGTAAACGGAAGCCTTCCGGAGGACGGTGCACTGATCAAGACAATTGTTACAACCAATCTTGCAGATGCAATCGCCAAGGGTTATGGTGTAAAATTGATCGAGGTCCTTACAGGATTTAAGTTTATCGGACAGCAGATCCTTGGATTTGAAAAGAGCGGAAAAGGATCTTATCTCTTTGGATTTGAAGAGAGCTATGGCTGCCTGATCGGTACATATGCACGAGATAAGGATGCAATCGTTGCAACAATGGCACTTTGCGAAGCGGCAGCATATTATAAGACGCAGGGTAAGACTCTGTGGGATGCAATGATCGAGATGTATGAACAGTTTGGATATTACAAAGACGATATCAAAGCTGTAACTATGAAAGGTATTGAAGGCCTGCAGAAGATTCAGGATATCATGAATTCACTTCGCCAGAATCCGCCGGCAGAATTTGCAGGACACAAAGTGGTTGCTGTAAGAGATTACAAAGCAGACACGATCAAAAATCTGGAAACAGGCGAAGTTACACCGACAGGACTTCCGAATTCCAATGTCCTTTATTATGAACTGACAAATGATGCCTGGGTATGTGTTCGTCCGTCTGGTACAGAACCAAAAGTTAAGTTCTACTACGGAGTAAAAGGTACATCTCTGGCAGATGCGGATGAAAAATCAGCAGTCATGGGCAAAGCTGTTCTGGATATGGTTGACTCCATGATGTAA
- a CDS encoding MazG nucleotide pyrophosphohydrolase domain-containing protein — MREFDDFMEIVRKIRRNCPWDSVQTHESLKKYLLEESNEVLEGIDRLSKENDSTNLCEELGDVLFQVALHSVIAEEEGLFTVEDVIRDVSSKMKFRHPKIFSPEDKQLAGLSWEELKQLEKATEEEPEKAEKP, encoded by the coding sequence ATGCGGGAATTTGATGATTTTATGGAAATTGTCAGGAAAATACGCCGAAATTGTCCGTGGGACAGTGTGCAGACGCATGAAAGCCTGAAAAAATATCTGCTGGAAGAAAGCAATGAGGTACTGGAAGGAATTGACCGTCTTTCAAAAGAAAATGACAGCACAAATCTTTGTGAGGAACTGGGAGATGTGCTGTTTCAGGTGGCTCTTCACAGTGTGATCGCGGAAGAAGAGGGACTTTTTACTGTTGAGGATGTGATCCGAGACGTTTCATCCAAAATGAAATTCCGGCATCCGAAGATCTTTTCACCGGAGGATAAACAGCTGGCTGGACTTTCGTGGGAAGAGTTGAAACAATTGGAAAAAGCGACAGAAGAAGAGCCTGAAAAAGCCGAAAAGCCTTGA
- the yabQ gene encoding spore cortex biosynthesis protein YabQ, which translates to MEILLFFRAFETGVGMLVVYRLTDMLKRRLFCDRMWNSTVDILYWLLAGLLLFTALYQCNYGRIRFFMLAGVAFGGIFANFVLNRLLFLVKRCKISSYRHTKRRLWCNRRGRRFEKVKKEKK; encoded by the coding sequence TTGGAAATACTGCTTTTTTTTCGCGCTTTCGAAACAGGAGTAGGGATGCTTGTTGTTTACAGGCTGACCGATATGCTGAAAAGACGTTTGTTCTGCGACAGAATGTGGAACAGTACAGTGGATATTTTGTACTGGTTATTGGCTGGTTTGCTGCTTTTTACCGCTTTATATCAGTGCAATTATGGCAGAATCCGCTTTTTTATGCTGGCAGGTGTTGCTTTTGGTGGAATTTTTGCAAATTTTGTGTTAAATAGGTTGCTATTTCTGGTAAAAAGATGTAAAATTTCTTCATATAGACATACGAAAAGACGTTTATGGTGTAATAGAAGGGGCAGACGCTTTGAAAAAGTCAAAAAAGAAAAAAAATAA
- a CDS encoding RNA-binding S4 domain-containing protein gives MRLDKYLKISRLIKRRTVANEACDAGRVLVNDRPAKASAQVKAGDTIEIQFGSKNVKVEVLDIKETVRKEDAENLFRYL, from the coding sequence ATGAGACTTGATAAATATTTAAAAATCTCACGTCTGATCAAGAGAAGAACGGTTGCGAACGAGGCATGTGATGCCGGACGAGTGCTGGTCAATGACCGCCCGGCCAAGGCGTCAGCACAGGTAAAAGCCGGTGATACGATTGAAATCCAGTTTGGAAGCAAAAACGTAAAGGTTGAGGTGCTGGATATCAAAGAAACGGTTCGTAAAGAAGACGCAGAGAATCTTTTTCGCTATCTTTGA
- a CDS encoding HU family DNA-binding protein, protein MNKTELVAAMAKETNLSKKDVEAVLKSFTDVVASELKKGGKIQLVGFGTFEVSERAAREGRNPQTGETMKIAASKAPKFKAGKALKDMVNE, encoded by the coding sequence ATGAATAAAACAGAATTAGTAGCAGCAATGGCGAAAGAAACAAACCTTTCCAAAAAAGATGTAGAGGCTGTATTAAAATCTTTCACTGATGTTGTAGCATCCGAATTAAAAAAAGGTGGAAAAATCCAGTTAGTTGGTTTTGGTACATTTGAAGTAAGTGAAAGAGCAGCAAGAGAAGGAAGAAATCCTCAGACTGGTGAAACAATGAAGATCGCAGCTTCTAAAGCTCCGAAATTCAAAGCTGGTAAAGCTCTGAAAGATATGGTAAACGAATAA
- the yabP gene encoding sporulation protein YabP: MGLEEKKTGKVHGLTIKERKYGKLTGVQDIHSFNENEILLQTEAGKVQIKGEQLHVKSLDLEKGEAEIEGKVNSVSYLTKNAQKKEEPLLKRMFR; this comes from the coding sequence GTGGGGTTGGAAGAAAAAAAGACAGGCAAGGTGCACGGTCTGACGATAAAAGAGCGTAAATATGGAAAACTGACAGGTGTTCAGGATATTCATTCGTTTAATGAAAATGAGATATTGCTTCAGACTGAGGCCGGGAAAGTGCAGATCAAAGGAGAGCAGCTTCATGTAAAAAGCCTTGACCTCGAAAAGGGAGAGGCTGAGATTGAAGGAAAAGTAAACAGTGTTTCTTATCTGACAAAGAATGCGCAGAAAAAAGAAGAACCTTTGCTGAAAAGGATGTTCCGGTAA
- a CDS encoding SpoIIE family protein phosphatase: MQEWIIAMLVISVLLILRDMAKTILTGRMSKKEEIFPIGEDHPQKEKVERYAAAFQKLADTFYGMPYKKEYLSSGQIERILTDANDRLCSNCYHREICWGSQAETMCQGGEALVRALEKDDKGELEKLRMQWGSVCGKSLQYLEEVREQFRQEKQNLIWMNRMIESRLAVAQQLTETAAIMETVANDLYDISAAEPEFQEELKKNLRRKHVILKAAWVMDKVEGRRQIFLTLRARSGQCVSVTEVAQMLSELCESNMTSVQGSRCIVNGEFHTIHFVEDVSYQMLYGVSRLTRENEKVSGDNYICRQEDGGRFVMCLSDGMGSGMDACRESEIVVELLEQFLDSGFSQETAARMVNSALVLKGREGMFSTVDICAVDLYTGICEFLKAGAASTFIKRDHWVEAISSESLAAGLVQRIDFDTASRKLYHGDYLIMMTDGVMDALPVECEEETMKEIIMDIQDETPREISRGILERALGYSDYHARDDMTVLVANVVRK, from the coding sequence ATGCAGGAATGGATAATTGCCATGCTCGTGATCAGCGTACTGCTGATATTGCGGGACATGGCAAAAACTATTTTGACGGGGAGAATGTCGAAAAAAGAAGAAATATTTCCGATTGGAGAAGATCATCCTCAGAAAGAAAAAGTGGAACGCTATGCGGCAGCTTTTCAGAAACTTGCGGATACATTTTATGGAATGCCGTACAAAAAGGAATACCTGAGTAGTGGGCAGATTGAGCGTATTCTGACGGATGCGAATGATCGTCTGTGCAGTAACTGCTATCATCGGGAAATCTGCTGGGGAAGTCAGGCAGAAACAATGTGTCAGGGGGGAGAAGCACTGGTACGTGCTCTCGAAAAAGATGATAAAGGAGAACTTGAGAAACTTCGTATGCAATGGGGGAGCGTATGCGGAAAATCATTGCAATATCTGGAAGAAGTACGCGAACAGTTTCGACAGGAAAAACAGAATCTTATATGGATGAATCGTATGATCGAAAGTCGGCTGGCAGTGGCTCAGCAGCTGACAGAGACAGCGGCCATTATGGAGACGGTAGCAAATGATCTGTATGATATTTCGGCAGCAGAACCGGAATTTCAGGAAGAACTGAAAAAGAATCTGCGAAGAAAACATGTGATTTTGAAAGCTGCGTGGGTGATGGACAAAGTTGAAGGGCGCAGACAGATTTTTCTTACTCTGCGTGCCAGGAGCGGACAGTGTGTTTCTGTAACAGAGGTCGCACAGATGCTCTCAGAGTTATGCGAAAGTAATATGACGTCTGTGCAGGGAAGCCGGTGTATTGTAAATGGGGAATTTCATACGATTCATTTTGTAGAAGACGTCAGTTATCAGATGTTATACGGAGTATCCAGACTTACAAGAGAAAATGAAAAAGTATCAGGGGATAATTATATCTGCAGACAGGAAGACGGTGGAAGATTTGTGATGTGTCTGTCTGATGGAATGGGATCGGGTATGGACGCATGCAGAGAAAGTGAGATAGTAGTGGAACTTCTGGAACAGTTTCTGGATTCCGGCTTTTCTCAGGAGACTGCGGCACGTATGGTAAATTCTGCGCTTGTTCTGAAAGGCAGGGAAGGAATGTTCTCTACGGTAGATATCTGTGCAGTAGATCTCTATACGGGAATCTGTGAGTTCCTAAAAGCAGGTGCAGCTTCGACATTTATCAAACGTGACCATTGGGTGGAAGCTATTTCATCAGAAAGCCTTGCGGCGGGACTGGTACAGAGGATTGATTTTGACACGGCATCCAGAAAATTGTATCATGGAGATTATCTGATCATGATGACCGATGGTGTGATGGACGCGCTGCCTGTTGAATGTGAGGAAGAGACGATGAAAGAGATCATTATGGATATTCAGGATGAAACACCCAGAGAGATCAGCCGGGGGATTTTGGAACGGGCACTCGGGTACAGCGATTATCATGCGAGGGATGATATGACGGTCCTTGTAGCGAATGTGGTAAGAAAATAA